In the Leptospira terpstrae serovar Hualin str. LT 11-33 = ATCC 700639 genome, CAGTCAATCCTTCAAAAGAGCGGTGGTCGAGTCCTAAATCAACACAACGTTCGGCTAAGTAATTTCGATCCTCTTTAGGTAAAAAATGATAGAGGTTCAAAATTAAATCATGATCTTCCCTTTTTTCGATTCGATTACGATACAACCAACGAAACTGTTTTTCTTTTTCTATCCAGATTGGATCTTTCCTACCAAAAAAGAAATTTCTTCTTCTAACAAAAACTCATTCATCGACTTGATTCCTGCTAAAGGATTGTTGATTTCATGAGCAACATTCGCAGCCAAATTTCCTAAAGTAACTAACCGATCATTTTTTAATAGAGAAGTTTCTCGTTGGTTTAGTTCGTCTGCCAGAGTTTGGTTGTTGTTTTCTAATATATCCAAAAGAAAAGAAACTAACTTTACTATACAAATGGTCTTTGCTAATAACAAAATTACTTTCAGAATTTCAATAGAGAGAACAATCCGATCCGGATATTGAGAAGTGAATTGGTATTCGGTCATTACTTCTGCACCATTTGCATGAGCAATCGCAATACCTCCAATATAACCTAAAATCACAATGGCTCCCATAATTCCAGAGAACCTTCGATGCAAAAAAAAACCAATATAGAGTTGGTATAAAAAGAAAATGGAAAAGAAAATCGAACTTTGGATTGGGGTTGCTGTTAACTCTTTTGGATAACTTAAAATAGCGGAATAAAAACCTATTAAGATTACAAAGAAATCCATCACCAAAAAAGGAATCACCAACCCATTTCTTAATTCAGAAATAAAAATTCTTTTGATTTGATAACGACCATAAATAGAGGAACCTAGGAAATAAACAGCGATACCAATAGCGATGAAAAAAGTGGGTTTGCCAAAGGTTAATAAAGAAGCAAGAAAGCCTACCCATCCAATGATCATACGAATCGAAATCAAAATCATCAAACCTTTCGATTTCATTTGCAGCGAAAATTCTTTGAGGAGAGTTGAGGAAGTTACCATAAAAAGGTTTCATCAATAGATCGAAAGATTTTTAAAAATCAACTCAATTCTAGAATAGAGCCGTTTGACAGCACGTACCAATCCGCAAATCTTGACCTTGGTTCCCTCTATGAAACAAACAAAGATTGCAATCATTGGTGCTGGTGGTCTTACCGGCAAAGAACTCACAAAACTCATTGCACACCATCCAGGTTTTGAGTTGGTGCATGTCACTTCAAACCAAGTTGACGGCAAACATATCCGCGATATTTTCCCTGATCTCAGCCATTTGCCAGATTTAAAATTTCAGAAACACGATGCACCGATTCCTAAAGAAGCTGGTATCGTCCTTGCCACCCCCAATGAAGTATCGTTGGAAAAGGCTCCCCAGTTTTTAAAAGATGGACGAAAGGTCATTGATCTTTCAGGAACATTTAGGCTCCACAACCAAAACAAATTTGAAAAGGCATACCAATTCCCCCATACTGAATTTGGGATGATGGACCAAGTTGTATTTGGTCTTCCCGAACTCTTTCGAGAAAAATTAAAAAATGCAAACTTTGTCTCGAACCCAGGTTGTTATGCCACTTCAGCCATATTACCTATTGCCCTACTTGGGAATTTGAGAAAAGAAATCCAAGGTCCAGTCATCGTAGATGCCAAATCAGGTGTCAGTGGTGCGGGTGGAAGGACAGAAGAAATCAAATTTGCATATACTCATGTTTATGAAAACTTTAGGGCCTACAAAATTCTTACGCACCAACATGAACCAGAAATGGAAGAATACGGATTTGTTGGAACAGAAGAAAAGGAAATTCTTTTTACACCTCACTTACTTCCTGTATATCGAGGAATCCTCGCCACCATTTACATTTCCTTTCCCAAAGGAATTGATCCAAAACAGGTAGCTGAAAAATTTCAAATCGCAAGTGAGAAGGAACCATTTGTACGTTTGTATCAAACTCCAGAAGAAGTAGAGATTCGAAAGGTACAAAATACAAACTTTTTGGATCTAGGATTTCGCATCAAAGGAAACACACTCGTGATTGTGTCTGCCTTGGACAACCTAGTCAAAGGTGCCGCAGGACAAGCTTTACAGAATTTGAATTTGATGTATGGATATCCTGAAACGGAAGGACTTGTTACCCTTTAACCCCAACCAAACGCTAGTTACAGGGGCTTTCGAAGGAGAAGTAGGAATCCTTCGTTCCTCTGGGAAATTTCCATATCTAAAAGTAATGGGAATTGGAAACCTAGAAGCCGCCGTCAATTTATCAGAGTATCTCTTTCATAACATACAAATCCAGCAGATCGTATTTTTAGGATCGTGTGGGGCTTATGAATGGAGTGGGATTTCTATAAACTCAGTGGTATCACCTAACCTAGTTTATACGAAAGAACTTTCGCATGCATTGAATTTATCCAAACAAATTCCAGAATCTCCCGATTCTTTTATTCTCCGTTCTGACAAAAACTTCTCAGAAGTAAATTGTAATGCCCCCACAACCATATCGCTTGCGGAACTAAAAAACCCACCGGAAGAATCTTGGAAAAGTTTGGATGTGGAAAACTTGGAACTTTTTGGAATTTCCAAAGTGGCGGCAAAGTTTTCTATACCCGTCACTGCCTATTTCGCCGTAACCAACCTTGTTGGTCCCAATGGATCTGTAGACTGGGCCAAAAATTGGAAAAATTTATCCCATGACCTGCAAAACCAATTTTTACAGCAATTTTCTACCTAACTCAATCGGTAAGTCAAAGATTAAAAAAACTTACTAATCATTTAAAGCGGAGACTACACTCTCTTCACTTAACACTCGCTTGTTCCATTTCTCTACCTGAGGTGGAAGTTTAATCTCCATCAGTTCGATTTGATTGAGAAACGGTGCATATAGAATTTCCAGAAATCCAAATTGATTTTGATGCAAGTAGTTGTTTGATTCTAAAATCCCTTCTAAAATATCCAAATGCCTTCCTATCCGTTTCATAGAATCCTTCATTCGGTTTTTATCCCATTTTTCTTCCGGAACAAACTTCTTGGCAAAATAAAGAACACTCCCAGGAAAACAAAACTCTGATTCACATCGGTTGATGGCTTGGTTCAGAAGGGCTCTTGATTGAATCTCTTTAGAAAAAAATGGAGGATCAAAAGAATGTTTTTCTTCCAGATAACGAATGATAGCCGATGATTCCGCCAAATAAAATCCTTCGTCATGCAAAACAGGAACTTTTCCATAGGGATTAATTTGGATGAAAGGTTTTTTTCTATTTTCAAGTTTTTCTAAAGCAACTGGTATGGTTTCATAAGGAAGATTTCTAAATAACAAATAAATGTGAACTCGTTTGCTATAAGGCGAACGAGGATTAGAATACAATTGGTACATGCATAGTCTCCTAAGTATATAGAATCATCAGTTTATTTAAAAAATTAATAAGGAAACCATAGGATTCCTTCTCGTTTCAACTTTTCAATCGCATATCGGTCTGTCATACCAGCAATATAATCACAAATGATTCGCATCCGTCCTTCTTCTTCCTCTCGGTTTCGATAGGACTCAGGAATCGATTCAGGATGGGACTCAAAATGTTTGAAGAGTAAAAAAATGGTTTCTTTTCCCCTTTCACTCATCCGGGAAACTTCTGGATGACGGTAAAGTTTTCCAAACAAAAAGGATTTAAGTTCTTTAAATTCTAAGTAGAATTCCTCAGTAAATTGTACGAGTTTCTTTTGACTATGAAAGGCTTTAGAAACATCCTCTCTCGAATGAATGGAATATTGTTGTAACCTATTTTCGATACTATCTATCAAATCAGAAACCATAAGATTGAGAAGCACCCTCCCTGCCGAACGAGAAATGGAATCTTTGTCTGATGGGATATTTTTGGGAAGTGAATCCTCGATTCGTTTCCAAATTTTAAGTTCTTTTACATCAAAAAG is a window encoding:
- a CDS encoding histidine kinase dimerization/phospho-acceptor domain-containing protein translates to MKSKGLMILISIRMIIGWVGFLASLLTFGKPTFFIAIGIAVYFLGSSIYGRYQIKRIFISELRNGLVIPFLVMDFFVILIGFYSAILSYPKELTATPIQSSIFFSIFFLYQLYIGFFLHRRFSGIMGAIVILGYIGGIAIAHANGAEVMTEYQFTSQYPDRIVLSIEILKVILLLAKTICIVKLVSFLLDILENNNQTLADELNQRETSLLKNDRLVTLGNLAANVAHEINNPLAGIKSMNEFLLEEEISFLVGKIQSG
- the argC gene encoding N-acetyl-gamma-glutamyl-phosphate reductase; this encodes MKQTKIAIIGAGGLTGKELTKLIAHHPGFELVHVTSNQVDGKHIRDIFPDLSHLPDLKFQKHDAPIPKEAGIVLATPNEVSLEKAPQFLKDGRKVIDLSGTFRLHNQNKFEKAYQFPHTEFGMMDQVVFGLPELFREKLKNANFVSNPGCYATSAILPIALLGNLRKEIQGPVIVDAKSGVSGAGGRTEEIKFAYTHVYENFRAYKILTHQHEPEMEEYGFVGTEEKEILFTPHLLPVYRGILATIYISFPKGIDPKQVAEKFQIASEKEPFVRLYQTPEEVEIRKVQNTNFLDLGFRIKGNTLVIVSALDNLVKGAAGQALQNLNLMYGYPETEGLVTL
- a CDS encoding glutathione S-transferase family protein, translating into MYQLYSNPRSPYSKRVHIYLLFRNLPYETIPVALEKLENRKKPFIQINPYGKVPVLHDEGFYLAESSAIIRYLEEKHSFDPPFFSKEIQSRALLNQAINRCESEFCFPGSVLYFAKKFVPEEKWDKNRMKDSMKRIGRHLDILEGILESNNYLHQNQFGFLEILYAPFLNQIELMEIKLPPQVEKWNKRVLSEESVVSALND